The Clostridium sp. 'White wine YQ' genome contains a region encoding:
- a CDS encoding spore coat protein, producing the protein MITDYLEVRNAEGMPKLIDETMSLTFLLNAKSGVRNCAIALTEATSPSVRSVLKRQLDDALNLHAEISDLMLSKGWFHPVDLEKQFRMDIESSETATQIANLDLFPGNTNRLGNFATPEK; encoded by the coding sequence ATGATTACTGATTACTTAGAAGTAAGAAATGCTGAGGGAATGCCCAAATTAATAGATGAGACCATGTCTCTTACCTTTTTACTTAATGCAAAAAGTGGTGTTAGGAACTGTGCTATTGCACTAACAGAAGCAACTTCTCCATCTGTAAGATCCGTTCTTAAAAGACAATTAGACGATGCATTAAACTTACATGCAGAAATATCTGATCTAATGCTAAGTAAAGGTTGGTTTCATCCAGTTGACTTAGAAAAACAATTTAGAATGGATATAGAATCCTCAGAAACAGCAACACAAATAGCTAACTTAGATTTATTCCCTGGAAACACAAATAGACTAGGAAATTTTGCAACTCCAGAAAAGTAA
- a CDS encoding zinc-dependent alcohol dehydrogenase has protein sequence MKAVTFQGIKRVEVKDVPDPTIVKPDDIIVKITNTAICGSDLHLIHDMVPNLHQDYIIGHEPMGIVEEVGKEVKNLKKGDKVVVPFNVSCGECFYCKHDLTCMCDNSNPNGENGGFFGYTDTFGGYPGGQAEYLRVPYGNFTPFKVPDDCEIKDENLLLMADAMGTAYWSVENAGVKSGNTVIILGCGPVGLLAQKFAWLHGAERVIAVDYIDYRLEHAKKYNNVETINFERHDNTGEYLREITHGGADIVIDCVGMDGKMTPLEFVGTGAKLQSGALGGFITATQAVRKGGMIQVTGVYGGRYNGFPFGDIINRNINIRTGQAPVIPYMPTLYTLMQEGKVDPSDIITHRLPLEDAAHGYEAFDTKTEDCIKVVLKP, from the coding sequence ATGAAGGCTGTAACATTTCAAGGAATTAAAAGAGTTGAAGTTAAAGATGTTCCGGATCCCACTATAGTTAAACCTGATGACATAATAGTCAAAATCACAAATACTGCAATATGTGGATCAGATTTGCATCTTATTCATGATATGGTTCCAAATTTACATCAAGATTATATTATAGGACATGAGCCTATGGGCATTGTTGAAGAGGTAGGTAAGGAAGTTAAAAATCTTAAAAAAGGAGACAAAGTTGTTGTTCCTTTTAACGTAAGCTGTGGTGAATGTTTTTATTGTAAGCATGACTTAACCTGTATGTGCGATAACTCAAATCCTAATGGAGAAAATGGAGGATTTTTTGGATATACTGATACCTTTGGTGGATACCCTGGTGGTCAGGCAGAATATTTAAGAGTTCCATACGGAAACTTTACCCCTTTTAAGGTTCCTGATGATTGTGAAATTAAAGATGAAAACTTGCTATTAATGGCAGATGCTATGGGAACTGCTTATTGGAGCGTGGAGAATGCTGGAGTTAAAAGTGGAAATACAGTTATTATATTAGGCTGCGGTCCAGTAGGACTTTTAGCTCAAAAATTTGCATGGCTTCATGGTGCAGAAAGAGTAATTGCAGTAGATTACATAGATTATCGTTTAGAACATGCTAAAAAATATAACAATGTAGAAACAATAAATTTTGAAAGACATGATAACACCGGAGAATACTTAAGAGAAATAACTCATGGTGGTGCGGATATCGTTATAGACTGTGTCGGTATGGATGGAAAAATGACCCCTCTAGAATTTGTTGGTACTGGCGCAAAGCTTCAAAGTGGTGCCTTAGGAGGATTTATAACTGCAACTCAAGCAGTTAGAAAAGGTGGAATGATTCAAGTAACTGGAGTATACGGAGGAAGGTATAATGGATTTCCTTTTGGCGACATAATTAATAGAAATATTAATATAAGAACTGGTCAAGCACCTGTAATTCCTTATATGCCTACATTATACACCTTGATGCAAGAAGGAAAAGTTGACCCAAGTGACATTATTACCCATAGGCTTCCACTAGAAGATGCTGCACATGGCTACGAAGCTTTTGACACAAAAACAGAAGATTGTATAAAAGTAGTTCTTAAACCATAA
- a CDS encoding DUF3949 domain-containing protein — MSPVFVYILIGIFALYLILMIPLQYHYLVSLYERELKAGSQSKLYDNMSFEELNIHANTQSINIIPNFIAYIIFKFKYKNKHPMI, encoded by the coding sequence ATGAGTCCAGTTTTTGTTTATATTCTTATTGGAATATTTGCACTCTATTTAATCTTGATGATACCACTTCAATATCACTATTTAGTTTCTTTATATGAAAGGGAACTAAAAGCAGGTTCTCAGTCAAAACTATACGATAATATGTCTTTTGAAGAACTTAATATTCACGCTAACACTCAGAGTATAAACATTATTCCAAACTTCATAGCTTATATAATTTTTAAGTTCAAATACAAAAACAAACATCCAATGATTTAA
- a CDS encoding spore coat protein, with protein MEVLKLAPNETMQVHEMLNFKTVCMTTSKLMEGVVFDQDLKKLLEKDVRQSMTAITDLQNLLSKAPNIR; from the coding sequence ATGGAGGTTTTAAAACTAGCACCTAATGAAACTATGCAAGTACATGAAATGCTAAACTTTAAGACTGTTTGTATGACTACATCAAAATTAATGGAAGGTGTAGTTTTTGATCAAGACTTAAAAAAATTGCTTGAAAAAGATGTACGGCAATCGATGACTGCAATAACAGATTTACAGAACTTATTGTCAAAAGCTCCAAATATAAGATAG
- a CDS encoding sensor histidine kinase has protein sequence MENFINIFISIVCIFISIMNLVTIKFTKKEVLIFTSVAILGSFPFGYISPYLSIIPMNLILIFCLYKKTHNIGVSIILPLAATIICVVATYILIFITMFVFKINIGKNFRETHIYYVLTVLIFPLIIVISSVIGMIINRKNVEQALKFKNRPLYLIATMLIFTLIIFYINLIIEDNSEATNRAAQINVILFLIYFGIIIAIMYVLLRGVTKDLEIKNKQTQMQNLQEYTANLERLYSEMRAFRHDYINIISSMIGHMDNNDMESLKRHFYDNIIPLSSGMENNNFKIGHLKNIEIPEVKGLLSSKLVRAQEIGIDVNIDIADKIDDIKINVEDATRALGILLDNAIEAAQECEKPKLDIGFVRVYETLLIVIKNNCVSVPKVFEINRKGFSTKGKNRGLGLSNLREIIDKYDNVFLETNTKDTEFIQKLTLS, from the coding sequence ATGGAGAATTTTATCAATATCTTTATAAGCATTGTATGCATTTTTATCTCTATAATGAACTTAGTTACTATTAAGTTCACTAAGAAAGAAGTTCTAATATTTACTTCTGTAGCAATATTAGGATCATTTCCTTTTGGATATATAAGCCCATATTTATCGATAATTCCTATGAATTTGATTTTAATATTTTGTTTATATAAAAAAACACACAATATTGGAGTTAGTATAATATTGCCATTAGCAGCTACAATAATATGTGTCGTGGCAACCTATATTTTAATTTTTATAACTATGTTTGTTTTTAAGATTAATATCGGAAAAAACTTTAGAGAAACACATATTTATTATGTTTTAACAGTTTTAATCTTTCCGCTGATAATTGTAATAAGCAGTGTTATTGGAATGATAATAAACAGAAAAAATGTTGAACAAGCTCTAAAATTTAAAAATAGACCTCTATATTTAATTGCTACTATGTTAATTTTCACACTTATAATTTTTTATATAAATTTAATAATAGAGGATAATAGTGAAGCGACTAATAGGGCAGCTCAGATAAATGTAATATTATTTCTAATATATTTTGGAATTATTATAGCAATAATGTATGTACTGCTTAGGGGAGTAACTAAAGATTTAGAAATTAAAAATAAGCAAACACAGATGCAAAATCTACAAGAATATACGGCAAATCTTGAACGATTATATTCAGAGATGAGAGCTTTTAGACATGATTATATAAATATAATATCTTCAATGATAGGACATATGGATAATAATGATATGGAAAGCTTAAAGAGACATTTTTATGATAATATTATTCCTTTAAGTTCAGGTATGGAAAATAATAATTTTAAAATAGGTCATTTAAAGAATATCGAAATACCAGAAGTTAAAGGCTTACTATCTTCTAAACTCGTTAGAGCGCAGGAAATAGGCATAGATGTAAATATAGATATAGCTGATAAAATAGATGACATCAAAATAAATGTAGAAGACGCAACTAGAGCACTAGGTATATTATTAGATAATGCCATAGAAGCAGCCCAAGAGTGTGAAAAACCCAAATTGGATATAGGCTTTGTCAGGGTATATGAAACCTTACTTATTGTAATTAAAAACAATTGTGTAAGCGTGCCTAAAGTATTTGAAATAAATAGAAAAGGATTTTCAACTAAGGGGAAAAATAGAGGACTAGGACTTAGTAATTTAAGAGAAATAATAGATAAATATGATAATGTTTTTTTAGAAACTAATACAAAAGATACGGAATTTATACAAAAGCTCACTCTAAGTTAG